A DNA window from Iodobacter ciconiae contains the following coding sequences:
- the surE gene encoding 5'/3'-nucleotidase SurE, protein MQFLLSNDDGYFAPGIVALAEALREEGEVIVCAPERDRSGASNSLTLDRPLNVRKAPSGFLYVNGTPTDCVHLAATGLMDRLPDMVVSGINHGANMGDDTIYSGTVAAATEGHLLGVPAMAISLASRNPQHFASAARVARDLVQRFIRQPFASPVLLNVNVPDLPYAEIKGVLMTRLGRRHKSSGVIQSQNPRGEDIWWVGPVGEVSHAGEGTDFHAVAHGYVSVTPLSVDLTAKSQLDLVSTWLSD, encoded by the coding sequence ATGCAATTTTTGCTGTCAAATGATGATGGTTATTTTGCTCCGGGTATTGTGGCTTTAGCAGAAGCGTTGCGGGAAGAGGGCGAGGTGATTGTCTGTGCGCCGGAGCGGGATCGCAGTGGTGCAAGTAATTCACTGACTCTTGATCGTCCGCTGAATGTACGTAAGGCACCCAGTGGTTTTTTGTATGTAAATGGTACACCAACCGATTGTGTGCACCTGGCAGCAACAGGCTTGATGGATCGTTTGCCGGATATGGTTGTTTCAGGGATTAATCATGGCGCCAATATGGGCGATGATACGATTTATTCCGGCACGGTTGCAGCGGCGACAGAAGGGCATTTGCTTGGCGTTCCCGCGATGGCTATTTCTCTGGCTTCACGTAATCCCCAGCATTTTGCCAGTGCGGCCCGGGTCGCCAGGGATCTGGTTCAGCGATTTATTCGTCAGCCTTTTGCCTCGCCGGTTTTGCTTAATGTGAACGTACCTGATTTGCCTTACGCAGAGATAAAAGGGGTGTTAATGACACGTTTGGGGCGTCGACATAAATCTTCCGGCGTGATTCAATCGCAAAATCCACGCGGTGAAGACATCTGGTGGGTGGGACCTGTAGGGGAAGTCTCCCATGCCGGTGAAGGAACTGATTTTCATGCTGTGGCTCATGGCTATGTGTCGGTAACCCCGCTATCGGTTGATTTAACCGCTAAATCTCAACTTGATCTTGTCTCAACATGGCTATCCGATTAA
- a CDS encoding protein-L-isoaspartate(D-aspartate) O-methyltransferase translates to MAIRLNIAALGGAGMTSARTRSRLVERLKTQGICHAGVLAAMAEVPRHGFIDEALAHKAYDDVSLPIGFGQTISQPYIVARMTELAMGATQHEKVLEIGTGCGYQTTVLALLFKTVYSVERIGGLYKATRERLNVLGVHNARLRHADGSKGLAEAAPYDVIIITAAAPILPEDMLPQLKEGGRLIFPVGDAEQELHQIERTSEGFIETRLEKVNFVPLLPGVA, encoded by the coding sequence ATGGCTATCCGATTAAATATTGCCGCCTTGGGCGGTGCAGGTATGACGTCTGCAAGAACACGGTCGCGGCTGGTAGAGCGTCTGAAAACACAGGGTATTTGTCACGCGGGTGTGCTGGCCGCCATGGCGGAGGTGCCGCGCCATGGTTTTATAGATGAAGCGCTGGCGCATAAGGCGTATGACGATGTGTCTTTGCCTATCGGTTTTGGCCAGACTATCTCGCAGCCTTATATCGTTGCAAGAATGACTGAGCTCGCGATGGGCGCCACCCAGCACGAAAAAGTGCTGGAGATTGGTACAGGCTGTGGTTATCAAACCACGGTGCTGGCGCTGCTGTTCAAGACAGTTTATTCGGTTGAGCGGATTGGTGGCCTGTACAAGGCCACAAGGGAGCGCCTGAATGTGCTGGGTGTACATAATGCGCGGCTACGTCACGCAGATGGAAGTAAAGGGCTTGCGGAAGCAGCGCCTTACGACGTCATTATTATTACGGCAGCCGCTCCCATTTTGCCGGAAGATATGCTCCCGCAGCTCAAAGAGGGCGGGCGCTTAATTTTTCCTGTGGGAGACGCCGAACAGGAGCTACATCAAATAGAACGTACGTCTGAAGGTTTTATTGAAACGCGCCTGGAGAAAGTAAATTTTGTGCCGCTTTTGCCAGGTGTTGCGTAG
- a CDS encoding peptidoglycan DD-metalloendopeptidase family protein, which yields MNWQRLCAPAALMLGACASQPTPPAPIVDRSVQVVTPPVSVTRVNPVPASGADPRPATYIVKKGDTLYRVALDHGLAYRDLAAWNNLSDVNGIKVDQTLRLTPPDGVVEIRPLKTDELQKTDTKSEVKQEIKNYPKVVKVPYGAQSASAVAALSEGPVVVPRSQSDNVKPPSVTASSGSFARVASDVRAVSVAKTTDKPSINASSVQNNSDEKPGDWVWPTVGKTVKAFSEENRGVDISGKIGQSVIASANGKVVYAGAGLRGYGKMIILKHNQEFLTAYANNSKLIVKEGGEVRKGEKIAEMGNSDSDQVKLHFEMRRFGKPVDPAKYIQAEKK from the coding sequence GTGAATTGGCAACGTTTGTGTGCCCCTGCGGCTTTGATGCTAGGTGCTTGCGCCAGCCAGCCAACTCCCCCTGCACCGATCGTCGATCGCAGTGTTCAGGTGGTAACTCCGCCAGTGTCGGTTACTCGTGTTAACCCCGTACCAGCATCTGGTGCTGATCCGCGCCCTGCAACTTATATTGTCAAAAAAGGGGACACTCTGTATCGGGTGGCCCTGGATCATGGCCTGGCCTATCGTGATTTAGCTGCATGGAATAATCTGAGTGATGTTAATGGGATCAAGGTAGATCAAACCTTACGCCTTACTCCGCCTGATGGCGTGGTTGAAATTCGCCCGCTAAAAACAGATGAATTGCAAAAAACAGACACTAAATCAGAAGTTAAACAAGAGATTAAAAACTACCCGAAAGTTGTAAAAGTCCCCTATGGTGCCCAGTCTGCAAGCGCTGTGGCCGCCCTTTCCGAAGGGCCTGTTGTTGTGCCAAGATCACAATCTGACAACGTAAAACCGCCGTCTGTCACCGCTTCTAGTGGTTCTTTCGCCCGTGTTGCATCAGATGTGCGCGCTGTTTCTGTAGCAAAAACAACGGATAAACCAAGTATTAATGCCTCATCTGTACAAAATAACAGCGATGAAAAACCAGGAGATTGGGTTTGGCCGACAGTAGGTAAAACGGTGAAAGCTTTCTCGGAAGAAAATCGTGGTGTTGATATCTCGGGAAAAATAGGCCAGTCTGTAATTGCATCAGCTAACGGTAAGGTTGTTTACGCCGGAGCTGGTTTACGTGGCTATGGAAAGATGATTATTCTTAAACATAACCAGGAGTTTCTGACCGCGTACGCGAATAATAGTAAACTAATTGTAAAGGAGGGTGGTGAGGTAAGAAAGGGAGAGAAAATTGCTGAGATGGGAAATAGCGATAGTGATCAGGTCAAACTGCACTTTGAAATGCGCAGATTTGGGAAGCCGGTAGACCCTGCGAAATACATCCAAGCGGAAAAAAAATGA